In Anthonomus grandis grandis chromosome 5, icAntGran1.3, whole genome shotgun sequence, the following are encoded in one genomic region:
- the LOC126736762 gene encoding uncharacterized protein LOC126736762 produces MSEQSNKKEFVTLHNVPLSTTPYFEDDVSSIHEVLPSPGNEQLGDDPGDCDDSDKDKDYAPESESSDSDMVNLQQLADKIKKKNNNSAGQVENVIKENRRGRKTVKEETREKRKLRKTNRNLGREYTTSKGKLIRKRERRPLCSCRNGCCSKVDDVQLDMLFDYFWSIGDFDERVAYTASLITKQRKKTAITSERKKKRDCVNVFHLKVNGELIQVCKGCFEKTFDISNKFITTVLLKMNSTGICEKDKRGRKEPPNKISENSLQLVKDHIASIPTYESHYCRRNSEKTIFTFILHVDTSL; encoded by the exons ATGTCAGAGCAATCTAATAAGAAGGAATTCGTTACTTTGCATAATGTTCCTTTATCTACAACACCGTATTTTGAGGATGATGTGTCATCTATACACG AGGTTCTGCCATCACCAGGTAACGAACAATTAGGTGATGATCCTGGCGATTGTGACGACAGCGATAAGGATAAAGACTACGCCCCAGAGTCAGAAAGTTCAGATTCTGATATGGTTAATCTACAGCAACTtgcagataaaataaaaaagaaaaacaacaattCGGCGGGTCAAGTGGAAaatgttattaaagaaaataggcGAGGTCGGAAAACAGTAAAGGAAGAAACCAGGGAGAAAAGAAAgttaagaaaaacaaacagaaaTTTGGGTAGGGAATATACTACCAGCAAGGGGAAACTTATCAGAAAAAGAGAGAGAAGACCTTTATGCTCTTGTAGGAATGGATGTTGTAGTAAAGTAGATGATGTTCAGTTGGACATGCTTTTTGATTATTTCTGGTCAATTGGCGACTTTGACGAGAGGGTTGCCTATACCGCAAGTCTTATTACGAAACAAAGAAAGAAAACAGCAATAACGTCAGAAAGGAAGAAAAAGCGAGACTGTGTTAACGTTTTTCATTTGAAAGTTAATGGCGAGTTGATTCAAGTTTGTAAAGGGTGCTTTGAAAAAACCTTcgatatttctaataaatttataacgactgtattattaaaaatgaactcAACAGGAATATGTGAAAAAGATAAAAGAGGTCGTAAAGAGCCTCCAAACAAAATAAGTGAAAACAGTTTGCAGCTAGTAAAAGATCACATAGCTTCCATTCCAACCTACGAAAGCCATTATTGTAGGAGGAATTccgaaaaaacgatttttaccTTCATTTTACACGTTGATACGTCTTTATGA